Proteins found in one Maridesulfovibrio sp. genomic segment:
- the murG gene encoding undecaprenyldiphospho-muramoylpentapeptide beta-N-acetylglucosaminyltransferase, translated as MNRIVLTTGGTGGHVFPALAVAHEIKTRFPGCEILFLGGKGPERDMVSRAEISFKGLPAKGIVGGGIKKVFSSLWILNALVMALKELVSFKPDAVIGFGGYAGFCPVLAAWIMGIPTAIHEQNSVPGVTNRILGKVVKKVFASFEDKKGLFPAAKTTVVGNPVRKEIIDSGRSTVGKSVLVFGGSQGAAAINDAVISGLPKLKEAGITLRHQTGNDDYEKVRRAYELNGLNSEAVSPFIHDMGKAYAEASLVVCRSGASTVFEIAAAGKPAIFIPFPYATHDHQTGNALSLADLGAAIVIPQSELGNSEQGGQRLADEIIKLITDQDRLKAMGSRGLSFARTDAASAIAEGLGDIIRMKKMRGAA; from the coding sequence ATGAACCGCATTGTCCTTACCACTGGCGGTACAGGGGGACATGTATTCCCTGCACTGGCAGTTGCCCATGAGATCAAAACCCGTTTCCCCGGCTGCGAGATTCTTTTTCTCGGCGGTAAAGGTCCGGAACGGGATATGGTCAGTCGGGCGGAGATATCCTTTAAGGGACTCCCGGCAAAGGGCATCGTAGGCGGCGGCATCAAAAAAGTTTTCAGTTCACTGTGGATTCTGAATGCACTTGTCATGGCCCTGAAAGAACTAGTCTCTTTCAAGCCCGATGCTGTGATCGGTTTCGGTGGATACGCCGGATTCTGTCCGGTACTGGCAGCATGGATCATGGGCATTCCCACCGCAATCCACGAACAGAACAGTGTGCCCGGAGTGACCAACCGGATTCTGGGCAAAGTTGTAAAAAAAGTTTTCGCATCTTTTGAAGATAAAAAAGGATTATTCCCCGCGGCTAAAACCACTGTTGTGGGCAATCCGGTCCGCAAGGAAATAATCGACTCCGGCAGGAGCACAGTTGGTAAATCGGTACTGGTATTCGGTGGAAGTCAGGGCGCTGCGGCCATCAATGACGCAGTCATAAGCGGACTTCCCAAACTGAAAGAAGCAGGCATCACCCTGCGCCACCAGACTGGAAATGACGACTATGAAAAAGTTCGCAGGGCATACGAATTAAACGGACTTAACAGCGAAGCGGTCTCCCCCTTCATCCACGACATGGGCAAAGCATATGCCGAAGCTTCCCTTGTAGTGTGCAGATCCGGGGCATCAACTGTCTTTGAAATTGCGGCAGCGGGAAAGCCGGCGATATTTATCCCCTTTCCGTATGCCACACATGACCATCAGACCGGGAACGCGCTTTCCCTTGCTGATTTAGGAGCGGCAATAGTCATCCCGCAATCGGAACTTGGTAATTCCGAACAGGGAGGGCAAAGGCTGGCTGATGAAATTATAAAGCTGATTACGGATCAGGACCGGCTGAAAGCCATGGGAAGCAGAGGACTTTCATTTGCCCGGACTGATGCGGCCTCCGCCATAGCGGAAGGACTTGGAGATATTATTAGAATGAAGAAAATGAGAGGTGCAGCATGA
- the murC gene encoding UDP-N-acetylmuramate--L-alanine ligase: MRSRVGNIHMIGIGGSGMSGIAEVLINLGFTVTGSDLAAGAPVKRLLKMGAQVFIGHGAENVKEADVVVKSTAISEENPEVVKARELGIPIIPRAEMLAELMRLRTGIAVAGTHGKTTTTSLLATIFTEAELDPTVIIGGRLNTFGSNARLGDGQFLIAEADESDGSFLCLAPIITVVTNIDKDHLDFYGNQEAIDESFRKFMNSIPFYGMNVVCGDDSGVQRLLPSIKRPCMTYGLNKENRLRAEILSCEVRSLFKVFLDEKLLGEVSLAQPGKHNVLNALGAIGVSLEAGLEPEVILSGLSNFMGVGRRFEKKGESKGILVIDDYGHHPAEIQATLETAKSCFPQRRLVVAFQPHRFTRTQALFGEFCKTFEKADELLLTEIYPASEDPIPGVNGMSLAQGIRQVSDTKVRFYPDFEMMQNELPNILKPGDMFITQGAGSIYTVGEKFLKYLEEDGEKVLKPEEMTAL; encoded by the coding sequence ATGCGCAGCAGGGTTGGCAACATTCACATGATCGGTATCGGCGGCTCAGGCATGAGCGGCATAGCCGAGGTGTTGATCAATCTGGGATTTACCGTAACCGGCTCCGATCTTGCCGCTGGAGCTCCGGTCAAGCGTCTGCTCAAAATGGGTGCGCAGGTTTTCATCGGACACGGAGCTGAAAACGTCAAAGAAGCTGACGTGGTGGTTAAATCTACGGCCATATCCGAAGAAAATCCTGAAGTGGTCAAAGCACGTGAACTCGGAATCCCCATCATTCCCAGAGCGGAAATGCTGGCCGAACTGATGCGCCTGCGTACCGGAATAGCAGTAGCCGGAACCCACGGTAAAACGACTACCACCTCTTTGCTGGCAACAATTTTCACGGAAGCGGAGCTGGACCCCACCGTCATCATCGGCGGCAGGCTGAACACCTTCGGAAGTAACGCCCGCTTAGGTGACGGGCAATTTCTAATTGCCGAAGCTGATGAATCAGACGGATCTTTCCTCTGCCTCGCGCCGATCATCACAGTGGTTACAAATATTGATAAAGACCACCTTGATTTCTACGGCAATCAGGAAGCGATTGATGAATCCTTCCGCAAATTCATGAATTCAATTCCTTTCTACGGAATGAACGTGGTCTGCGGAGATGATTCCGGGGTGCAGAGACTGCTGCCCTCAATCAAACGTCCCTGTATGACTTACGGTTTGAACAAGGAGAACAGATTACGCGCGGAAATCCTTTCCTGCGAAGTGCGCTCCCTCTTCAAGGTATTTCTGGACGAGAAGTTGCTGGGTGAAGTTTCACTGGCCCAGCCGGGTAAGCACAACGTGCTCAATGCCCTCGGCGCAATCGGGGTATCCCTTGAAGCCGGGCTTGAACCCGAAGTTATCCTTTCAGGACTATCCAACTTCATGGGAGTCGGTCGCAGGTTTGAGAAAAAAGGGGAAAGCAAAGGAATTCTCGTGATCGACGATTACGGGCACCACCCTGCGGAAATTCAGGCAACCCTTGAGACCGCTAAATCATGCTTTCCGCAGCGTAGGCTGGTGGTGGCTTTCCAGCCCCACAGATTCACCCGCACTCAGGCATTGTTCGGTGAATTCTGCAAAACATTTGAAAAAGCCGATGAGCTGCTGCTGACCGAAATTTACCCCGCTTCGGAAGATCCCATTCCGGGCGTAAACGGAATGTCACTGGCACAGGGTATCAGGCAGGTGAGCGACACCAAAGTCCGCTTTTACCCGGATTTTGAGATGATGCAGAATGAACTGCCCAACATCCTGAAACCCGGAGATATGTTTATCACTCAAGGGGCAGGATCAATCTATACCGTGGGTGAAAAGTTTTTAAAGTATCTCGAAGAGGACGGCGAAAAAGTCCTGAAACCTGAAGAAATGACCGCATTGTAA
- the murD gene encoding UDP-N-acetylmuramoyl-L-alanine--D-glutamate ligase has translation MDSAFVEQVTSTKMFTGRLAVVAGAGRSGLAAAKLLHKLKATVRIVDSNVDLTDDILKGLGDTELMTGPFCEEQFAGADVIIASPGIPARKIAPFIGDLPERAIISELELASWFANEPKIAITGTNGKTTTTALIEHILKESGRKPFAGANYGTPLSEFIAADGEADVLVLEVSSFQLQNCRLFRPKAAILLNISPNHLNYHEDMDEYLAAKLKIFERQSEDELAILPAEMRGQLDPSEFTKAEVKWFDGSTFAEQPNLPGYHNRLNMEAAWLALEKIGLTRAEFEAGLKTFTGKPHRIQDIGSVDGIRFIDDSKGTNLDAVSAALKSFDGPVRLLLGGVFKGGDVSSLIPDMLNKVAEVGLFGAGREYFEPALKNEFNLSWHEDLEKAVRALFENAQAGDTILLSPATASFDAYSGYEERGADFKRIMEELS, from the coding sequence ATGGATAGCGCATTTGTAGAACAGGTCACCTCGACCAAAATGTTCACCGGTCGGTTGGCAGTTGTCGCCGGAGCCGGAAGATCAGGACTTGCCGCAGCAAAACTGCTGCACAAGCTCAAGGCTACCGTGCGCATTGTGGACAGTAACGTGGATCTCACAGACGATATTCTGAAAGGCCTAGGCGATACCGAGCTCATGACCGGACCCTTCTGTGAAGAACAGTTCGCCGGAGCAGATGTAATCATCGCCAGTCCCGGTATTCCGGCCCGCAAGATAGCTCCGTTTATCGGCGATCTGCCGGAACGGGCCATCATTTCCGAACTGGAACTGGCCTCATGGTTCGCCAATGAGCCCAAAATCGCCATAACCGGAACCAACGGCAAAACCACAACCACCGCCCTGATTGAACACATTCTGAAAGAATCCGGACGCAAACCTTTCGCCGGAGCCAACTACGGTACGCCTCTATCAGAATTTATAGCCGCAGACGGCGAAGCGGATGTGCTGGTGCTCGAAGTATCCAGCTTTCAGCTTCAGAACTGCCGTTTATTCAGACCAAAGGCCGCGATATTGCTGAATATCTCTCCCAACCATCTCAACTACCATGAAGACATGGATGAGTATCTGGCGGCCAAACTCAAAATTTTCGAGCGGCAGAGCGAAGACGAACTGGCAATCCTGCCCGCTGAAATGCGTGGGCAGCTTGACCCGTCCGAGTTCACCAAAGCCGAAGTAAAATGGTTTGACGGTTCCACTTTCGCAGAACAGCCCAACCTGCCCGGTTATCATAACCGCCTGAATATGGAAGCAGCATGGCTGGCTCTGGAAAAAATAGGTTTGACCCGTGCGGAATTTGAAGCCGGACTCAAAACATTTACCGGCAAACCGCATCGCATTCAGGATATCGGCTCGGTCGATGGAATCCGTTTCATTGACGATTCCAAAGGTACAAATCTCGATGCAGTCAGCGCGGCCCTGAAAAGCTTTGACGGTCCTGTCCGGCTGCTGCTTGGCGGAGTCTTTAAGGGCGGAGATGTAAGCTCGTTGATTCCCGACATGCTGAATAAAGTAGCCGAAGTGGGACTTTTCGGTGCAGGTCGCGAATATTTTGAACCCGCTCTTAAAAATGAATTTAATCTGTCATGGCACGAAGACCTTGAAAAAGCAGTACGTGCGCTTTTCGAAAATGCACAGGCAGGGGACACCATTCTGCTCTCTCCGGCAACAGCCAGCTTTGACGCTTATTCCGGTTATGAAGAAAGAGGCGCAGATTTCAAACGGATCATGGAGGAACTCTCTTGA
- the murB gene encoding UDP-N-acetylmuramate dehydrogenase encodes MTLELLHKPSMAQLTSLGIGGNARVLAKVRDEAGLDELSRFVEREGSGLIAIGEGSNLLAGDGELNLALVQIACRSKAEALISGTRVLAPADMRLPGLLATLIKNGLSGMEGLAGIPGSVGGSVAMNAGSYGTDMQSSVKRVRLWTPSKGLFWKDTADLEWGYRHFSIGQNNGSEDDFFLVWEVEFELTRSTEEEVRGRIKNNFEKKKSTQPVTAKTAGCVFKNPEGYSAGRLLDEAGFKGKKIGGMGFSEMHANFLENKGNGTAAQALELMDQASEAVAEKFGVTLKPEVIILS; translated from the coding sequence ATGACACTGGAACTGCTTCATAAACCGAGCATGGCTCAGCTCACCTCACTAGGCATTGGCGGAAACGCACGTGTTCTGGCCAAGGTGCGCGACGAAGCCGGGCTGGACGAGCTATCCCGCTTTGTTGAGCGCGAGGGCAGCGGCCTTATTGCCATCGGTGAAGGCAGCAACCTGCTGGCCGGGGATGGAGAATTGAATCTCGCCCTCGTACAGATCGCCTGCCGGAGCAAAGCCGAAGCACTGATATCCGGCACCAGAGTGCTGGCTCCCGCTGATATGCGCTTGCCGGGACTCCTTGCAACGCTCATCAAAAACGGTCTTTCCGGCATGGAAGGACTGGCCGGGATTCCCGGTTCCGTCGGTGGTTCCGTCGCCATGAACGCAGGTTCTTACGGCACCGACATGCAGTCCTCCGTAAAAAGGGTCCGGCTGTGGACTCCTTCAAAAGGGCTTTTCTGGAAAGACACCGCAGATCTGGAATGGGGATACCGTCACTTTTCCATTGGTCAGAATAACGGCAGTGAAGATGATTTTTTTCTGGTCTGGGAAGTTGAGTTTGAACTTACCCGCTCCACCGAAGAAGAGGTGCGAGGCAGGATCAAAAACAACTTTGAAAAGAAAAAGTCCACCCAGCCGGTCACAGCAAAGACCGCCGGGTGTGTTTTCAAAAATCCTGAAGGCTATAGCGCGGGCAGACTGCTCGACGAAGCCGGATTTAAAGGTAAAAAGATCGGCGGTATGGGCTTTTCCGAGATGCATGCCAATTTCCTTGAGAATAAAGGAAACGGCACAGCAGCGCAGGCACTGGAACTTATGGATCAGGCAAGCGAAGCCGTGGCTGAAAAATTCGGCGTCACCTTAAAGCCGGAGGTAATAATACTGTCATGA
- the ftsW gene encoding putative lipid II flippase FtsW — protein sequence MNKKKNLSGKPERLDYWLLAAALLLACFGLMMVLSASGIMAERFFDDKYLFFKKQAVFLVIGTCLMYTCSRLPKALYYNMVYVWLMAAFVLLLLCDFSPLSVAAGGAKRWIAMGPIRIQPLEFCKPALVLYLAYFFSRKQEMIKTFNVGFLPPFAITGALCLLLMLQPDFGGSVFLCMILFFMSLVGGTRISYLLTSLVFAGGAGYMLITSSPYRLKRMTAFIDPFKSAHEEGYQLVQSLYAFGSGNVFGQGLGAGKQKLFFLPEAHNDFIMAVVGEELGFIGVLAVFAIIGFLVWRGFKIALAQDDLQDRFTAYGLTIMLALGFSLNLAVVMGTVPPKGVPMPFVSYGGSSLIISCICIGILLNLSRGKV from the coding sequence TTGAATAAGAAAAAGAACCTCTCCGGCAAACCAGAACGCCTTGATTACTGGCTGCTGGCCGCGGCATTGCTGCTGGCCTGTTTCGGACTGATGATGGTCCTTTCCGCCAGCGGAATCATGGCCGAGCGTTTCTTTGACGACAAATACCTCTTCTTTAAAAAGCAGGCGGTATTTCTCGTGATCGGCACTTGCCTGATGTACACCTGTTCCCGTTTGCCCAAAGCCCTGTACTACAACATGGTCTATGTCTGGCTCATGGCCGCTTTCGTGCTCCTTCTGCTCTGTGACTTCTCCCCTCTATCGGTAGCAGCGGGAGGCGCAAAACGCTGGATCGCAATGGGACCTATCCGCATTCAGCCGCTGGAATTCTGTAAGCCGGCGCTGGTGCTGTATCTTGCCTATTTCTTCTCCCGCAAGCAGGAGATGATCAAGACTTTCAACGTAGGATTCCTGCCGCCCTTCGCCATAACCGGGGCTTTATGCCTGCTCCTGATGCTGCAACCGGACTTCGGCGGCTCGGTATTTTTGTGCATGATCCTCTTTTTCATGAGTCTGGTCGGCGGAACCCGTATAAGCTACCTGCTGACTTCTCTGGTCTTCGCTGGCGGCGCCGGATACATGCTCATCACCAGTTCCCCGTACAGGCTCAAACGCATGACCGCGTTCATCGATCCTTTCAAATCCGCCCACGAGGAAGGTTACCAGCTGGTGCAATCCCTCTACGCTTTCGGGTCGGGAAATGTTTTCGGTCAGGGCCTTGGAGCGGGCAAACAAAAACTTTTCTTTCTCCCTGAAGCGCACAACGACTTCATCATGGCTGTTGTGGGCGAAGAACTGGGATTCATCGGTGTACTGGCCGTGTTTGCGATTATCGGATTCCTGGTCTGGCGCGGATTTAAAATAGCTCTGGCGCAGGACGATCTGCAGGACCGTTTCACCGCTTACGGACTGACCATCATGCTGGCACTGGGATTCAGCCTCAACCTCGCCGTGGTCATGGGAACCGTTCCGCCAAAAGGCGTGCCGATGCCTTTCGTAAGCTATGGCGGATCGAGCCTGATCATTTCATGCATCTGCATAGGCATCCTCCTCAATCTATCAAGGGGGAAAGTATGA